The genomic segment ttacatttgggatctagaccctgcagatttggtagaggcgagtttgctttggttacggggttgaacttcagttccgggccatctgagactgatttgaagaaacacttgactagtgaccgcttaatcaaggagtactttaatgatgaagaaacagtgaagttaatgcatttggaggctgctttaaaaaactgcactatagttgaagatgcctacaagttgggcctatgtttctttgttgagggggttttacttgcacgagagggcaagttaaatgtctggatagattcgctgaagatggtggaggacactgagtacttctttacttacccatgggggaaggtgtcttttaacaagcttatggattcatgtaagaaagacatgcatcatcagaaaaggaactatgagaagaaaaaggaagttaaggggaaacagaaagaagcaaaatacagtttgtatggttatgtccctgcattgcagtattgggcatatgaagccatccagcagtttgcacgtgagtatggtattaaccatggaaaccagtttccgaggatgcttagttggtcgagcaataaggagcgtcctatttcgaaggccgaccttgcaccgatgttcaagaagacgagtgtaagttctgctatattatgtcaaaatagagtattctttggtggtttcaaactgacttaatgctttgtatttgatgcagttgattgtgttgtccatgttgaagccccggccttcggagatagattattatagcgctctgacggagggtgatgctcccttgtatcccgggttgggccaagaagaagaggtagaaactcccactgattttgagaaggtggcggagatagctgctgaggttgcgaaggcagcaaatatttttgttgatggccctgatgatgaggataccCCAGCCCCCATCGACCCCACACCCTCGGCCCCAGCCCCATCGGTACACCCCAGTCCTGATCAACCTGATTTACGGgaggtgttggagaggttggagcgagtcgagagtcgtcaggataccatcctagagaaccaggcggtcatcatggatgttgtcaataagatcttgacattcgtacaagatcttccaaatgattctgattctgattccgactcacttgacctcccagatgattttgtctcacatgacataggcactcctcccccgatagtactcacagcaaatcctgagaccccaggtgttgctattatagaacTTGGGGATGCTGCTGGTGTAGAGTTTCaattggccaagaggaaaagacgcaaacctaagaaatttgaagactacaccGACCCAACCAGAAAGAAAGATCGTTTGGATGCGATTGATGACGTGCCATTAGTCCTCGACCCTCTAAAGAAGCCACTTGCTACACAGTACAGAACGGTCggcaagtggttgcttggagatattccgaacaagacgaagagggatgtccaatctggtgtgtatggtccgagttggtttctgacgatgaagacaccacagttttggatcgatgatggggtaagtaattttattaaatttattaatatttgttatctGGTATAAGCAGTGGGTTCAATAGGGGTTTCGATAGGCTGATTAATTACTTTCCAAtcatttttgcagcatattgatgcggccatGCATATGCTACGTAGGCGTCGACAGTTCTATCCCGGGGCGTATCGGCAAGATGGtgttgtgatgaatattatgttctcacaagtggtaccggctcgttatgatgcatatcagactgccaaggaagcggataagaaaaggtttttgtgggattcagatgtgatatcaatgattacgggaattgacaatcaatttctggcatcgtggaagggagtagacactgtatattggtgccagaactaccttcaagcgcattggtttgcagttgaagcctccatttctacttggactctgaatgtttatgattcGGACGTGACCgtgataagtgataaacaactgcaatcttttatgaagtcatggtctactttgttcccatcgttgttattacagtcacaacttttcaaggacgaccctcggttgacgattccacctggagctaaaagatgcaaagagttcaatgtgcaccgcatgccagttgattcagtaccccaaaccaaagtcaggtaaacaaaagtctagtttttattcaagttttttaaattaaattccatgttgattttgttactaatgcaatttatgttttggttacagtggagattgtggtgtgtacgccatcaagcacatcgaacacttattgggtaggctaccacttGACACGATTTGCGATGACAACATGGAGTTGTTCAGAAACAAATGGACAGTtgacttatggtatcagaatgttagacattgaacattctcatgttatatttatttgcttaaaatgtagatttttaagaaatttttttgagtCGAGTATCTTTTTATTAACGACAATTAACAACCAAAATTCATTAAcgacaataaaaaaagaaaacgaaaaataaccttcaacttcaagtttaaataaaatacaacaaaaaataaactcaaagccgagctttgcatgaggatttgttgtggccacgaccaccacaTCTACTACACTTACGCATTGTAACTGGTTTTTCCCCGCCAGATGGCCAACGAtttgtccttggtcttcctagctttGGTTTTTTTGGGcgaccaacttgttgtttctctatgggtacaccaactaccatattcttaatgtcatctggaagtatccagtcatcctcgttcccagttgggtaaatggtttctttgtacgaattcctccatgactcaatggtgtaaaacggtgaacacaaggagtaaaggttcactccacgctctatagctgctgcagctgcatggggacaaggtgtgcctatgagctggaataccccacatgagcatgatttcgtcatcaaattcacctcagcatcgctgtctgcaccagttacatgaaactcgaattgaccaagggcatagacattcatgaaccttcctttgtcagcattgttcgatacatctgcctccatcagggtggataatttggtggtagtcttctctgtcacactacgtcgttcagaaaaccaagactgtagtgtgaaccgaatgaattctaaaaaaattgtaactggaaaggttcttgcatccttggtcttgttgttgaagctttcagcgtagttgctagtcattatattgtatcgttttccaggaaagaaaggacgagaccacttatcgaaaccaattccctccaaatAGGCAGCTATAGGAGGATCCATTCGCTTAATATTTTCATAATGCTTTAGAAATTCCgtcttcttccatgcataggctgctgcccacatctcactgtgacagtgatcagtcttgaacttggctttcacattcatactgatgtgatggtagcatgcgccgtggtaggcatcaggaaagacaacctctagagcatgaataatactcgcatgcctatctgacacgaaagccaagtcatcaacgtccccaatggcttccttcaacttcgtcatgaaatatttccacgagttgtggttctcactatccaccaacctgaaggcaattggatataaatgactattcgcatccaaagcaacggcacatagcatgtggccaccgtacttattcttcaagaacgtgccatccacacatatcacaggacgacaaaatctgaatcctctcctacaaactccaagggcaaagaagcaatataggaaacgaccatcttcagtgacaaaatcagtaattgtacctggattcttttgctgcaacatgtgcaagtaggatggcaacttgcaatacgaatcctcatatgtccccctaacatacgtaagtgccttctctctacatctccatgccttttcataactcatatcaataccaaaatttttcttcatatcctcctttatgttgttttccatgtaactggtcccatcaactgcgtatttgttctttatgaggtgtccaacgacccacggtgcagcttgacgatgacctttttgtcgcacttctagtgagcatgtgtgtacgctcttgtataccgtgatctcaaacatgggggacattggttgttttttccctctcaatctccaacaacagtcaggatctttgcatgtgatataccacacgtcagtaccagactttttcaccatatactcaaagttattcttcattgcaaatagagcagctttggtttttaaatcattcttgtcctcaaaagtcttcccaacatatatttctcccattggtccaccagatgatgaggaatgggttttagcagatgcctcaatatcttcttttgtaaacattggggcactccatctggtgtgatcttctcttgatacaattgtctccctccacccagtgttatcttctatcctagcaggttgattactgcttcgagcaggtgctcggcgtccttgagttgggagaggtgcctgtgcaagaggcagtcctgactcttcttctacttgttgggcttgggaaatgtttaactcctcatttgaaacatctgcactataatacgagtcatcctcggaaccatcatcattatcttcaaagcaattaccaactggatcatcattcacatagggatcgtactcatatgcctcaagcacacctgtgggacctccttgtggtatatcaagctgaatagtagccatcggatcagtaactggaacaaaagtgcccacctcgctaagatgcttgtaactgctaCCTGCAAGAGATGGATCGATACTAgtcgtgtcttttttgttcacactaggagaaggatctgataTGAAATTCTTCTTAAGTGGAGTCACACATAAGACTACCCGTTCAttcaagcttattcctaagaatacacgaacttgacgatcattcttcaattgaaccggtgcaaatggttgctcgccgcatacgtatggcacctcgagtttcaattcatacacctctctatccacctgaaatgtctcgtgcagtatgtcaagtagttgcaagtaagtgacatcattctctactggtatcacttcaccttcagcatccttaaaataccatttcctaccatgcatttcccaaacaccgttgtaagaaacaaatacgtaaacagtagaacctgaaataaaaaaacacaaacacaaatggtattttaatgatgttgaaaaacatgaccatcgagcttgcatcgagtagctaccgagtaaccatcgagcacaacatgcaacgtaaaaaaaTATGTgcaatcgagcttgcatcgagcatctatcgagcatgcatgaaaagtgagaatgcacattaccatcgagtacccatcgagtaggtatcgagtacccatcgagtacaacatgcaacgtaaaaaatgatgtaccatcgagcttgcatcgagcaggcatcgagcatttatcgagcatgcatgaaaaagtgagaatgcacattaccatcgagtacccatcgagtaggtatcgagtacccatcgagtacaacatgcaacgtaaaaaatgatgtgccatcgagcttgcatcgagcaggcatcgagcatttATCGAGCATGCAGGAAAAAGTGAGAAtgaacattaccatcgagtacccatcgagtaggtatcgagtacccatcgagcagaacatgcaacGCTAAAATTGGTGtgtcatcgagcctgcatcgagcaggcatcgagcatctatcgagcatgcatgaaaaagTGAGAAtgaacattaccatcgagtacccatcgagtaggtatcgagtacccatcgagcagaacatgcaacGCTAAAATTGGTGtgtcatcgagcctgcatcgagcacccatcgagcacaacactaacccagaaaattcccagaaaacgcagatcgacaaaaaaccagaaaaaacccaaaaaaatgtaCAAATATTGCTTAGATCTATACGAAATGCTcaaaaagtttaaaggaaacatcactaatccaagtatttaagaaaaaattgcttacccattaaatttttctccaagatttctcaacCCTTACTTTAGTCTACAAATGGCTTTCTTAGTGGCGGTCCCAAGCTCTACCGTGGTGCTCTTAGTGGtggtgtgaggtgaggtgaggtgagtgagagtgagagtgaggaagaaacaagaagaaggaagagatGAGGAAGGAAGAGAGGGGGAGGGAAGAGATGAGATAGTTGtttttaggggtattttgggtactagcaaaaaatttggcattattttgtaatgttaaaaatccctagcattattttgtattacatcatgctattaagcataaaaagtcaaatttccctaatATAAATAGGTACATTCttaatggttactttaatattaattattggatAAAAAttaatggtccatatttatagttgttaattaatatttctaaaattaaattttgattttttaaatttttggaaggattacctgataaaaaaaatgtatttattatgaaaatataatattgtaacttttcatttttcaaatgcatgtcaatttctaaatatagctaagTAGAAGCAGTGTGTTTGCTTAGTTTTAGAattgtaaatattgtctataattttaataaaaactagttcactgttttaaaaaatatatatatataatagaataaattatagttctatagtatatataaatatttatatcaataatctctacatatatgacatctaaatacaacgttgacataaatatatatatttacatggttacatgacatatatatataatacaataatatttaaaaaataaattaataatagaaataaaataagaatagaaaaaattataGTGTAGACAGtggtatacatgcatcaactatttttagtttctaatatatctcacaatgtccttggtgaatttgatgaagaaaaaaagattcaatcacttgataaaaaacaaaatatcacataaatttataagataaaaaaattgtatgtatgttacacccagatttcgagccataagatTTGTGATCTCAAAAGCTGGATTCGTAAGGAATGGACTCGTATTGTCTGgaacgtgtccgcaacctaggcaccgagccTGCAAAGCAGAGacaacttcgaagatggtagcctcgaaaccattATACGCTCGAAAGACAGATATCAAAGCACGTCTGTTCtcagatgacctcggatcaggggctccgaacctgacataagtatgagctcgaagtatCATGACCTCCGGGAGATGTCAcagctcgaaagtcagtaagagaTACAGGTGGGAACAACACTGataatgtagattgataacttggGATATTCCAGTGAGacattttggagagacgcggtctgcattgattgttgtaaaccccctataataaagggatatttattatgcagttatacgccccctgatcttcaggggacgtttccttgtatatagaatCACAGGCTTTTAacgccattaaatttatttgcatataaagaataacttcccgaaatatgtgggatagtattctgaaacctcatctataaatagagaggtcatgtaccattgtaaagGATGGAACTTTTGTGATATTGAGAGAagctctggagaattcatttttAAAGGATTTCCGGAAATCATCTTAAgtcttaataacaaagactcgtggactagacagagttaactgctgaaccacataaaaaatctcatttgtgttatcatatttttcttggccataaccaatcattattttcgtgctcttatttcactgttgacgaaaaacggcgtcaacagtttggtgctttcattgagagccttaagcatttaGTCCCTGAATAAGTTATGGCCGCTAATAATCAAaacgttcctgaagaaaattatccgagacgtcctgggaaacagccgatggaaaacccagatgtggAAGAGAGAAGCGGATCCTCCGATTCTCAGGGACCACCCGcaccaccaagagatgaggatatgtattacaatcctgagcgatatgttcccattgtggaactcgagaaccggcagttgaaacagcagttggcagaagccaacaagcggaatgaagagttggcaaggatagccgacgaggcgcaggcggctcagcccacgcctccgcgcgaaaaccaagcccctcctccgagggacgtgcatgttcctccccgtagaccccgtgggcgtccacggaagaatgctgccacaagaaggccggagCAACCTCCTGCACCAGCAGACCAGTCGGCCCCctctaggccccagagaagtacctgGGCTAGGGACTcggttaatccacctgcggaAGTACCTGTGGGAACTGAGAACGACCGAGCCcatgcagaggctcggactcaagtccctgggagcgcaccaaatgcaaccaacccatctcgggcaaactccagaccatctaggccgcgaaataggtggcagccaccgtcacccatacggttccctccatcgcctataagatatccttcacctccttgcaagaatgctcaaccagtttgagatcaggacgaaaggcgtgcggggaggagacaaggaaacagggaaacTTTCCAGGAGCGAAGAGGCACCCTATCTAAAAAAAGTcaaacgtcccggtctcgcacggcAGAAACGAGGCGGCACGAAAAAGACCGAACTCAAAATAATCATGCAACGAGTTTTACTAGTgatgactctggagataccagatcggtcagcatgcatgatcgaggtcaaAAGAATGCTGGGAGCCGCAAGAATCGCTCCTACCTATGAGAACACTTGAATCAAAgccggggtaatgttaacccaaTAAAcgcggacctgagggatcgcctgaataggcgtaaagaccccctgtggaggcgcgaacctggaattgtgatctACGATAGTCAATTCCAGacaagacccctcgcggacccagtccaggaaagaattgatcagttagaaaaggcctttagacttttgaaaaacgagcaaggtcaggatcgatatgaagattttgatgaggagcttgaaccgtttgctccccatatttccaacactccatttccccaagggtttcggatccctcacgtcccaacgtttgagggaaagtctaacccgtacagccatttgagtacgttcaacaccataaagagagccagtaacgtgggttacgagctcagatgcatgttatttccagcatcattgacaggaccagccaaaagctggttcgaaaaatataagagacactcaataacttcttgggagcagctgtctaaagactttaagaagcagtttagagtcatgatgggggttagacctgaggcgtcaaccctgactaatgttcggcaacagccaagtgagacattaaaaagttaccttacaaggtttaatttggaagttgcccgagctcggaatgtggatgacagcgatcacctaatggctgtccaagctggagttatgccaggaagtgccctctgggacgacatgcagagaaaactggtgaggtccctaaccgagtttaacagacgggcacagaggtttgtcaatgtagaggaagcgaggtcgacacttaatgtgacttcccagcccgtaactacaacaatAAACGTGAACTCTGCTTCAACCTCGGCAGACCCGTCAACTTCAAAGCCTGCTGCAGAAagcccttccaagagaaaaaagaacgaagggagtaaccccgaggccgaaggaggaaagaaaaagaagggggaaagatatttatccgtgtacagagtgtacaccgaactcaacgagtctcgggagaacatatacctggctaatgaaaactaggtccccttcaggcatccggacccaatgagaaatcagaagtccaagagggactccagcaaatatttccgatttcatagagacaccggacatactactgatgaatgtcgacagctaaaagacgagatcgaaggattgatctcgaggggttacttcagacaatatgtcaagaaccagagtactaatcaagcGACCGCGAGCCAAAGAATAGTCGCGCCGCAGCCCACACAGAACAACAATTCCTGAGCTAgggaagaggacaggcccccaccgatagatggagaagacgtgataaccatctcgggagggcctcatcccgcgggcatgggcagaaatgcccaaaagagatacgttaacgagcttaAGACTGGGGACGAGTCTCCATATGAacctgaacctagagctccaaaaagtcaaagggttgagtctcaaccaataacgttcactgaggaagacgcatcccatgttcagttttctcaccatgatccgctggtcatcactctccagttggcaaacaaaagggtccaccgcattctcatagacaatgggagctcagttaacattctctataaagcaacccttaaaaagatgggactctcccttcgcgacctgaaagcatgtgcgactacgctatacggattttcaggagaaggaactgcctgcatggggtccatcgaactccccatgaccttgggagactacccagtctcaacaaccaagatgatggagttcgtggtagtagacttgcCTTcgacctacaacgtgctgctcggaagaccTGCCCTGGTTAGGCTGGGGGCAGTCttatcagtaaggcatctggctattaagttcccgacccctagcggcgtcGGGACATTTaagggagatcaattggctggaagggaatgctacagcatttccttaagaggaaagaaacagacgagcgcacaagcactcgtcattgttcaaaATAGAGACGGGACGGTTctagagattgatgaagaaatcgatccaagggttgaggagaaagctgacctcaaacccttagaagagctcgaagagatccAGCTCGAGAagtccgatccctcgaaaaaggtaaaggttggaaaacacctccaggaagaggcaaaatagcaactaatttgctttctgaagaaaaaccaggatgtcttcgcatggtcacattcggacatggtagggataagtccaaacATAGCAAGCCACAcactaaatatagacaaaagcttccctccgaagcaacaaaagcgaagacagctggatgacgatagaaagaaggcactgaaggaggaggtcggcgggttaaaagcaaaccgattcatcagGGATGATTTTTACCCtaactgggtagccaatctggtgttggtcccaaaacctaatgggacgtggcgaacttgtattgactattcagacctcaacaaagcttgcccgaatgACTATTTTCcattaccgaggattgaccagctcgtggatgcaacggtagggcatggactgatgtcgttcatggatgcctattctggatataaccagattcccatgcatgcccccgaccaggaacatacgagcttcataacggataaggggctatactagtataatgtcatgccattcaggcttaaaaatgctggagctacataccagcggctcgtgaatatgatgttttcagaacaaatagggaacaacatggaagtttatgttaacgacatgcttgtcaagtctcaacttaacaaaaatcatgttgatgacctcgaagagtgctttggcttgctccgaaagtataacatgaaactaaatcctcataagtgcaccttcggtgtatcttcaggaaaattcttgggctttatcATGAACGCCTGTAGAATAGAAGCCAagcctgacaagatccaggctctgattgacatgccctcacctcgaaaacacaaggatgtccaaagtttgaccggcagaatggcggccctaagtaggttcatatcaaaatctacggaccgttgtcttccgtttttcaaccttttgaggggaagcaagaaatttgaatggacagaggagtgcgagctggccttccaggagcttaaaaagcacctcgcagaaccccctatcttatcaaaacctgttacgggagaagtactctacctatacctttccaccaccgaacacgcaataagtgcagtgctcgtgcgagaagaagagaaggtacagagacccgtctattacatcagcaaaaggttactgggggcagagttgagataccccttgatggaaaagatggctctcagcttaattcattcatctcgtaaacttcgaccctatttccaagcacacccca from the Humulus lupulus chromosome X, drHumLupu1.1, whole genome shotgun sequence genome contains:
- the LOC133804134 gene encoding uncharacterized protein LOC133804134 isoform X2, which gives rise to MPKYLLPLTDHFPGRVTYRGNGYFKTIKDKFEELGLIERVKESPFKQFFMAEKLDFSASLMHQLMLRKIQCFKEDELHLHLGSRPCRFGRGEFALVTGLNFSSGPSETDLKKHLTSDRLIKEYFNDEETVKLMHLEAALKNCTIVEDAYKLGLCFFVEGVLLAREGKLNVWIDSLKMVEDTEYFFTYPWGKVSFNKLMDSCKKDMHHQKRNYEKKKEVKGKQKEAKYSLYGYVPALQYWAYEAIQQFAREYGINHGNQFPRMLSWSSNKERPISKADLAPMFKKTSPRPSEIDYYSALTEGDAPLYPGLGQEEEVETPTDFEKVAEIAAEVAKAANIFVDGPDDEDTPAPIDPTPSAPAPSVHPSPDQPDLREVLERLERVESRQDTILENQAVIMDVVNKILTFVQDLPNDSDSDSDSLDLPDDFVSHDIGTPPPIVLTANPETPGVAIIELGDAAGVEFQLAKRKRRKPKKFEDYTDPTRKKDRLDAIDDVPLVLDPLKKPLATQYRTVGKWLLGDIPNKTKRDVQSGVYGPSWFLTMKTPQFWIDDGHIDAAMHMLRRRRQFYPGAYRQDGVVMNIMFSQVVPARYDAYQTAKEADKKRFLWDSDVISMITGIDNQFLASWKGVDTVYWCQNYLQAHWFAVEASISTWTLNVYDSDVTVISDKQLQSFMKSWSTLFPSLLLQSQLFKDDPRLTIPPGAKRCKEFNVHRMPVDSVPQTKVSGDCGVYAIKHIEHLLGRLPLDTICDDNMELFRNKWTVDLWYQNVRH
- the LOC133804134 gene encoding uncharacterized protein LOC133804134 isoform X1; translated protein: MPKYLLPLTDHFPGRVTYRGNGYFKTIKDKFEELGLIERVKESPFKQFFMAEKLDFSASLMHQLMLRKIQCFKEDELHLHLGSRPCRFGRGEFALVTGLNFSSGPSETDLKKHLTSDRLIKEYFNDEETVKLMHLEAALKNCTIVEDAYKLGLCFFVEGVLLAREGKLNVWIDSLKMVEDTEYFFTYPWGKVSFNKLMDSCKKDMHHQKRNYEKKKEVKGKQKEAKYSLYGYVPALQYWAYEAIQQFAREYGINHGNQFPRMLSWSSNKERPISKADLAPMFKKTSLIVLSMLKPRPSEIDYYSALTEGDAPLYPGLGQEEEVETPTDFEKVAEIAAEVAKAANIFVDGPDDEDTPAPIDPTPSAPAPSVHPSPDQPDLREVLERLERVESRQDTILENQAVIMDVVNKILTFVQDLPNDSDSDSDSLDLPDDFVSHDIGTPPPIVLTANPETPGVAIIELGDAAGVEFQLAKRKRRKPKKFEDYTDPTRKKDRLDAIDDVPLVLDPLKKPLATQYRTVGKWLLGDIPNKTKRDVQSGVYGPSWFLTMKTPQFWIDDGHIDAAMHMLRRRRQFYPGAYRQDGVVMNIMFSQVVPARYDAYQTAKEADKKRFLWDSDVISMITGIDNQFLASWKGVDTVYWCQNYLQAHWFAVEASISTWTLNVYDSDVTVISDKQLQSFMKSWSTLFPSLLLQSQLFKDDPRLTIPPGAKRCKEFNVHRMPVDSVPQTKVSGDCGVYAIKHIEHLLGRLPLDTICDDNMELFRNKWTVDLWYQNVRH